In Vicinamibacterales bacterium, the DNA window TCCCGCCAAACCCGATCTTCGCTCCTCGTTGGAAGCACTCTACGCCGGCTACAACGTCGAGCGTGCCGTGGCCGATCCGGTTTGGATCATCCACCGATACCACCAACCCCACGACCGGGAAGTAGTGGGCTTCATCGCCGCGGCGCTGGCATTCGGCCGCGTCCAAAGCGTGCTCAACTCCATCGAGGGCATGCTGCAGGTGATGGGGCCGTCGCCGGCGGCGTTCGTGCGCGCGTTCGATCCCGCTCGCGATCGAAAGCAGTTCGACCACCTGGTGCACCGGTGGACGAAGGGCGCCGACATGGCGGCGCTGGTCTGGGTGATGCACCAGATGATTCGCGAGGCCGGGTCGCTCGAGGGGTTCTTCGCTGCCGGCCTGGCAGCCGGCGCGGTCGACGTCGGCGACGCGCTGCAGTCGTTCTCGACGCGTGCCCTGGCGCTGAATCAGACGGCAGTCTACGGTCGTTCGAAGCCCCAGCCCGGTGTCGCCTATTTCTTCTCCCGTCCCTCGTCCGGCGGCGCCTGCAAGCGGCTGAACCTCTTCCTGCGCTGGATGGCGCGGAAGGATCAGGTGGACCTCGGCGTGTGGTCGCGCGTGCAGCCCGGCCAGCTGATTGTCCCGCTCGACACGCACGTGATTCGCGTGGGGCAGTGTCTGCGCCTGACGAAGCTCAAGAGCCCGGGTTGGCGAATGGCGGCCGACATCACCAAGTCGCTGCGCGGGCTCGATCCGATCGATCCCGTGAAGTTCGACTTCTCGATCTGCCACCTGGGCATGATGAATGCGTGCGGGTTCGGCAAGAAGCAGGGCGATTCACAGTGTCCACTTAAAGGATGTTGTCGTCCGTAACTGACTGTTAAACATCGTCTTGACA includes these proteins:
- a CDS encoding TIGR02757 family protein produces the protein MEALYAGYNVERAVADPVWIIHRYHQPHDREVVGFIAAALAFGRVQSVLNSIEGMLQVMGPSPAAFVRAFDPARDRKQFDHLVHRWTKGADMAALVWVMHQMIREAGSLEGFFAAGLAAGAVDVGDALQSFSTRALALNQTAVYGRSKPQPGVAYFFSRPSSGGACKRLNLFLRWMARKDQVDLGVWSRVQPGQLIVPLDTHVIRVGQCLRLTKLKSPGWRMAADITKSLRGLDPIDPVKFDFSICHLGMMNACGFGKKQGDSQCPLKGCCRP